Within the Aeromicrobium sp. Root236 genome, the region AGGACGTCCTTGCCGAGTCCCGCGCCCTTGATCGCACCGGTGATCGCCAGCATCTCGCGCATGCCCGGGCCGCCCTTGGGGCCCTCGTAACGGATCACGACGACGTCGTTGGCGACGATCGTGCCGTCCTCGAGCGCGTCCATGGCCTTGCGCTCGCCGTCGAAGACCCGTGCGGTGCCGCGGAACACGTCGGAGTCGAACCCGGCGCTCTTGACGACCGCGCCGTCGGGCGCGAGGGAGCCCTTGAGGATCGTGAGGCCGCCGGTCTTGTGGATCGGCTTGTCGAGCGTACGGATGACGTCTCCGTCGAGCTTCTCGGTGATGCCGGCGAGGTTCTCGGCCATCGTCCTGCCGGTCACGGTCATGACGTCGCCGTGCATGAGGCCCGCGTCGAGGAGCGCCTTCATGATGACCGCGGTGCCGCCGGCCTTGTCGACGTCGTTCATGACGTAGCGGCCGAACGGCTTGAGGTCGCCCAGGTGCGGGACCTTGTCGCCGATGCGGTTGAAGTCGTCGAGCGTCAACGGCACCTCGGCCTCGCGGGCGATCGCGAGCAGGTGGAGGACGGCGTTGGTCGACCCGCCGAGCGCCATGACGACGGTGATGGCGTTCTCGAACGCCTCCTTGGTCATGATCTGTCGCGCGGTGATGCCCTTGCGGAGCAGCTCGACGACGGCTTCGCCCGACTTGTGCGCGAAGTCGTCGCGACGGTTGTCGATCGCCGGCGGGGCGGCCGAGCCGGGCAGGCTCATGCCGAGCGCCTCGGCGGCGGTCGCCATGGTGTTGGCCGTGAACATGCCACCGCAGGCGCCCTCGCCGGGACAGATCGCGCGCTCGATCTTGTCGACCTCCTCGCGGGTGATGAGGCCCTTGATGCAGGCGCCCACCGCCTCGAACGCGTCGATGATCGTGACGTCCTTGCCGTCGACGTTGCCCGGCATGATCGAGCCGGCGTAGAGGAACACGCTCGACAGGTCGAGGCGGGCCGCGGCCATCAGCATGCCCGGCAGGCTCTTGTCGCAGCCGGCGAGCAGCACCGAGCCGTCGAGGCGCTCGGCCATCATGACGGTCTCGACCGAGTCGGCGATGACCTCACGGCTCACGAGCGAGAAGTGCATGCCCTCGTGGCCCATCGAGATGCCGTCGGAGACGGAGATCGTGCCGAACTCGAGCGGGTATCCCCCGCCCGCGTGCACGCCGACCTTGACCGCCTTGGCGAGCCGGTCGAGCGACAGGTTGCAGGGGGTGATCTCGTTCCAGCTGGACGCCACGCCGATCTGGGGCTTCTCCCAGTCCTCGTCGCCCATGCCGACGGCACGGAGCATGCCGCGGGAGGCAGTGGCCTCGAGGCCATCGGTGACGGTGCGGCTGCGGGGCTTGATGTCGATCTGGTTCTCGGAGGCCATGCCCCAAGATTACGGCGCGCCCCGACCGGGTCGTCCGCGGTGTCCACCTAGAACAACGGCACGAAGATCAACGCGAGGGCCCAGCTGACGAAGCTGCCCACCAGCACGTACTCGGCCCGCAGCCCGTCGGTGCGGTCACGCGAGATCTCGGGAAAGCGCAGGATGCCCTTGGCCGCGACCACGACGGCGATCGCGGCGAGGTTGCCGCTGAGCGCGCAGGCCAGCACGAACCAGCGTTCGAGCGGCCCGAGGACGCGGCCGCCGCGCAGCTCGTCGCCCTGTGCGAGCACCCGTGGTCCGGTGGACAGCAGCACGCGGCGTACGACGATGTTGGCGGCGGTCGCCAGGAAGAGCACCACGCCCACGCCGAGAGCTGCCCGGTCGAGCGGCACGCCGTCGAGCCGCGGGATCGGGAGGTCGGCGTACCAGTCCTGCAGCGGTGCGTCGCCGAAGTCGAGCGCGCCGGATGCCATGACGAGGACCAGGCTCAGGGCGCCGAGCAGCACGACGCCGGCCGAGGAGTCGTGAGCGGCGGCGTCGACCCACACGACCACCACGATGCCGATGACGAGCGCCAACCAGAGCGTGTGCCACTCCGCACCGAGCAGCAGCGGTCCGGCGACGGCGACCACGAAGCCTGTGGGGATCTTCCAGCGGCGTACGAGGTCAGCCATGCCGACCGCGGCGAGCAGCACCGCCAGGGCGGTCACGGCTGCACCTGGCCGATCGACTCGAGCAGCGCGCCGATGCCGGCCCGGTGCCGCTGCGACACCGCTGACGTCGAGATGCCCTCGTCGTCGGCGATCTGGGACAGGGACTTGCCGTGCAGCTCGGCGAGCGCGATGCGGCGCTGGCGGCCGTCGAAGTCGCTGACCAGCTCGTCGCGCACCAGTAGGTAGGAGTTCACGATGTCGCCCCCCTCCGATCGTTCGCGCTTGAGCCAGGTCCGTAGCCCCGGGAGCTGGCGGCCCTTGGCCTTGGCGGTGTCGATCGCGTCGCGGGCCAACCACCAGGCCTGTCCGTCCTGGGTCAGACCATAGTTGGACGTGCCGACGATCTCGAGGTCGCCGACCCCGATGCCGAACCGGCAGTCCATCGACTCCGGCAGCGCGAGGCGCACCAGCACGGTCGCGTAGAGCGCGTCGTGCAGGTCGTCGTAGACCCCTTGCAGCTCGTCGCCGATCGTCGGCTCGAGCGGCTGCGACGCGGGCAGCAGCGCGTTGACGACGGCCAGGGCGGAGAGCAGACTCTGCTGCGCCTCGGCCCGTGACGGTTGCTCACGCGACCCCACGAGGTCGCCGATGACGGCGAAGCGTGGTGAAGCGATCTGGTTCATTTCTCCATATTGAAGGTATTTACTTCAAAAGGCAAGAGTGAAGCGCTGCCCTTCATCGCCTAGGCTGAGATCCATGACCATCACCTTCGTCACCTGCTCGTGGGCCCGGAGTCTTGACGCCGACCTGCCGCTCCTGCTCGAGGCCGCCCACCAGCGCGGGATCGACGCCGAGATCACGGAGTGGGACGACCCGGAGGTCGACTGGCAGACGTACGACGCCGTGGTCGTCCGCTCGTGCTGGGACTACACGACCCGGCGCGACGAGTTCCTGGCCTGGGCGGCGTCGGTGCCCCGCCTGCACAACCGCCACGACGTGCTGGAGTGGAACACCGACAAGGTCTACCTCCGCCAGATCGAGGCTGCCGGCGTGCCGATCATCGAGACGCGGTGGAACGTCGCAGACGGTGACGAGCTCGGCGACCACGCCGAGTGGGTCGTCAAGCCGACCG harbors:
- a CDS encoding SatD family protein, translated to MNQIASPRFAVIGDLVGSREQPSRAEAQQSLLSALAVVNALLPASQPLEPTIGDELQGVYDDLHDALYATVLVRLALPESMDCRFGIGVGDLEIVGTSNYGLTQDGQAWWLARDAIDTAKAKGRQLPGLRTWLKRERSEGGDIVNSYLLVRDELVSDFDGRQRRIALAELHGKSLSQIADDEGISTSAVSQRHRAGIGALLESIGQVQP
- the ilvD gene encoding dihydroxy-acid dehydratase, producing the protein MASENQIDIKPRSRTVTDGLEATASRGMLRAVGMGDEDWEKPQIGVASSWNEITPCNLSLDRLAKAVKVGVHAGGGYPLEFGTISVSDGISMGHEGMHFSLVSREVIADSVETVMMAERLDGSVLLAGCDKSLPGMLMAAARLDLSSVFLYAGSIMPGNVDGKDVTIIDAFEAVGACIKGLITREEVDKIERAICPGEGACGGMFTANTMATAAEALGMSLPGSAAPPAIDNRRDDFAHKSGEAVVELLRKGITARQIMTKEAFENAITVVMALGGSTNAVLHLLAIAREAEVPLTLDDFNRIGDKVPHLGDLKPFGRYVMNDVDKAGGTAVIMKALLDAGLMHGDVMTVTGRTMAENLAGITEKLDGDVIRTLDKPIHKTGGLTILKGSLAPDGAVVKSAGFDSDVFRGTARVFDGERKAMDALEDGTIVANDVVVIRYEGPKGGPGMREMLAITGAIKGAGLGKDVLLLTDGRFSGGTTGLCVGHVAPEAVDGGPIAFVRDGDPIVLDMANRTLEIEVDHDELEARKVGWEPLPPKYTKGVLAKYRKLVSSAADGAVCG